A single Bacillus sp. HMF5848 DNA region contains:
- a CDS encoding AzlC family ABC transporter permease — MSTEAITVKHSNFRQGLQAGLSIAIGYMPIALTFGLLAKATGLTVYETVFMSLAVFAGAAQYIALSLLTLGTSGFEIVLTTFIVNIRHFLMSASLSEKVDDDPIEQKALYAFGITDETFTVAATKPDTVSAGYMFGLTLISYTSWVINSGIGHLVGSSLPETIQASMAVALYAMFIGLLMPSLKKSRKVVVLASLAAMFNSMLTLLTPLSPGWCIVLATLTSAIAVEWLMSKYVRKGYQYE; from the coding sequence TTGAGTACAGAAGCTATTACAGTAAAACATTCAAACTTTCGACAAGGCTTACAGGCTGGTTTGAGTATTGCTATTGGCTATATGCCTATTGCCTTAACATTCGGACTGCTAGCAAAAGCAACAGGATTAACAGTATATGAAACAGTATTTATGAGTTTAGCAGTTTTTGCTGGAGCCGCACAATACATAGCATTAAGTTTATTAACACTTGGTACATCTGGTTTTGAAATTGTGTTAACGACTTTTATAGTAAACATACGTCATTTTTTAATGAGTGCGTCGTTAAGTGAAAAAGTTGATGATGATCCAATAGAGCAAAAGGCGTTGTATGCATTTGGGATTACGGATGAAACTTTTACCGTTGCAGCGACAAAGCCGGATACTGTTTCTGCAGGATACATGTTTGGCCTAACTCTTATATCATACACTAGTTGGGTTATAAATTCAGGTATTGGTCATCTTGTTGGTTCAAGCCTACCTGAAACAATTCAAGCTAGTATGGCAGTTGCGCTATATGCCATGTTTATCGGTTTGTTAATGCCATCATTAAAGAAAAGTAGAAAAGTGGTTGTTTTAGCTAGCTTAGCAGCGATGTTTAATTCTATGTTAACCTTACTAACCCCTTTATCGCCTGGTTGGTGTATCGTACTGGCTACACTAACTTCTGCGATAGCAGTTGAATGGCTTATGAGTAAATATGTTAGAAAGGGGTATCAATATGAATAG
- a CDS encoding SCO family protein: MKKLYIIFFSLLVLGISSGIFYFSYFKQSQYQFPENVTMETAWGQPYSFDTIEPKVRLIEFMYGNCPDVCPVTTWEMQKIRDDLKAQGIFGDKVEFITITIDPKRDTKEKLQEYAKAFKINKDEGWYLLRGSYEDTKKVADSFEFLFRDPGNGMYVHSTFTYLMDEKNNVIEKFGMGENGFDRERVYKRIMRIVD, encoded by the coding sequence GTGAAAAAACTGTATATTATCTTTTTTAGTTTATTAGTTCTTGGAATTAGTTCAGGTATTTTTTATTTTAGTTATTTCAAACAATCTCAGTATCAATTCCCTGAAAACGTAACAATGGAAACCGCATGGGGACAACCCTATAGCTTTGACACGATAGAACCAAAAGTTCGGCTAATAGAATTTATGTATGGCAATTGCCCAGATGTTTGTCCCGTTACAACATGGGAAATGCAAAAAATTCGTGATGATTTAAAAGCACAAGGTATATTTGGTGATAAAGTCGAATTTATAACAATCACGATAGATCCTAAGCGTGATACAAAAGAGAAATTGCAAGAATATGCAAAAGCATTTAAAATTAACAAGGATGAAGGCTGGTATTTATTACGCGGCTCTTATGAAGACACAAAAAAAGTAGCCGACAGCTTTGAATTTCTTTTCCGTGATCCAGGAAACGGTATGTACGTTCATTCGACATTTACGTATTTAATGGATGAAAAAAACAACGTGATAGAGAAATTCGGTATGGGTGAAAACGGCTTTGATAGAGAGCGTGTGTATAAACGTATTATGCGCATAGTGGACTAG
- a CDS encoding AzlD domain-containing protein yields the protein MNSNIVLIIIGMAVVTYLPRVLPLIALSGKDMPEFWQNVLRNVPYATLGALIFPGILLIQEGDIWFGIIGAVAAFAVAFLGANVIIVVLSSIVVLSIYSYFIL from the coding sequence ATGAATAGTAACATTGTATTAATTATCATTGGAATGGCTGTCGTTACATATTTACCCCGCGTCCTTCCACTCATTGCATTGAGTGGAAAAGACATGCCGGAATTTTGGCAAAATGTTTTACGAAACGTTCCGTATGCTACGCTTGGGGCACTAATTTTTCCGGGTATACTGCTAATTCAAGAAGGAGATATATGGTTTGGAATTATTGGTGCTGTCGCAGCCTTTGCGGTCGCCTTTTTAGGCGCGAATGTTATTATCGTAGTGTTAAGCTCAATTGTTGTTTTAAGTATATATTCTTATTTTATTTTATGA
- a CDS encoding FixH family protein: MGRKLFMLSFIFIVMLMTGCSSNTDESLTDIAFPEVEFSMSADTVKAGEDITFTTTITLSGKRINADDFEYEIWHEENEEGNHDTIPLENKEKGVYELTKSFDKPGTYYIYYHANAESLHFMNKYSFTVTE; this comes from the coding sequence ATGGGAAGAAAATTATTTATGCTATCTTTTATTTTCATTGTAATGCTTATGACTGGATGCTCATCTAACACGGATGAATCATTAACAGACATAGCTTTTCCTGAAGTTGAATTTTCAATGTCAGCTGATACTGTAAAAGCTGGTGAGGATATTACCTTTACTACAACAATTACACTATCAGGCAAAAGAATAAATGCCGACGACTTTGAATACGAAATTTGGCATGAAGAAAATGAAGAAGGCAATCATGATACAATCCCCCTTGAAAACAAAGAAAAAGGGGTATATGAATTAACAAAGTCATTTGATAAGCCTGGTACATATTATATTTACTACCACGCTAATGCAGAAAGCCTACATTTTATGAATAAATATTCATTTACTGTAACTGAATAA
- a CDS encoding M48 family metallopeptidase — protein sequence MKKIFITAFVAYIIYAILISAYLFMWADTSLPENYIGSAADPQTFMTERELFISEQYSKIRDVLFFITIPFEWLMYFAILVFGLSDRFQKWAGAITRSFIPQGVIYFFWLSLAVTLVTFPLSYLRYWLSKSYDITVQSFSSWMRDYIIDFWVNYAIMAAVVVVLYWLIKKSRKRWWLYGWLLSIPFTLFMTFINPVVIDPLYNDFYPLKDKELEAKILAIADTANIPAEHVFEVNMSTKTNAMNAYVTGIGSNARIVLWDTTLNKLSEDEVLFIMAHEMAHWVMKHVLYGTIGYMFVTLLGLFTIHLLFARVCRVFSIEDVVEWRSLPVFLLLISILSFSFSPISNAVSRHEELAADRYAIEITGNQSAAVTSFQALAKTSLRQVNPPYIVKLFRYAHPTMMERLYFLENYKRETTE from the coding sequence TTGAAGAAAATTTTTATAACCGCATTTGTCGCATACATCATATATGCCATCCTTATTAGTGCATACTTATTTATGTGGGCTGATACATCTTTACCTGAAAATTATATTGGCTCAGCAGCAGACCCGCAAACATTTATGACAGAGCGTGAGCTTTTTATAAGTGAACAATATTCTAAGATTAGGGATGTTTTATTCTTTATAACGATACCTTTTGAATGGCTCATGTATTTTGCAATTCTTGTATTTGGCTTATCAGATCGATTCCAAAAGTGGGCAGGAGCGATTACAAGAAGCTTTATCCCGCAGGGAGTGATTTATTTTTTCTGGCTATCACTAGCTGTCACGCTTGTCACATTTCCACTTAGCTATTTGAGGTATTGGCTATCCAAGTCATATGACATCACCGTACAATCTTTTTCTAGCTGGATGCGTGATTATATTATTGATTTTTGGGTGAACTATGCCATTATGGCTGCTGTGGTTGTTGTGCTGTACTGGCTTATTAAAAAAAGTCGTAAGCGCTGGTGGCTGTATGGCTGGTTGCTATCCATTCCGTTTACCTTGTTTATGACATTTATTAATCCAGTGGTGATTGATCCTTTATACAACGATTTTTATCCTTTAAAAGATAAAGAGCTCGAGGCAAAAATCTTAGCAATAGCTGACACAGCTAATATTCCTGCCGAGCATGTTTTTGAGGTCAATATGTCTACAAAAACAAACGCGATGAATGCCTATGTTACGGGAATAGGTTCAAATGCACGGATCGTTTTATGGGATACAACGCTAAATAAACTGTCCGAAGATGAAGTGTTATTTATCATGGCCCACGAAATGGCACATTGGGTGATGAAGCATGTCTTGTATGGCACAATTGGCTATATGTTTGTTACATTATTGGGCTTATTTACAATTCATCTATTGTTTGCTCGTGTGTGTAGAGTCTTTTCTATTGAAGATGTGGTAGAATGGCGCTCATTACCTGTATTTCTGTTGCTCATATCCATCCTATCCTTTAGCTTTAGTCCGATTTCTAATGCTGTATCACGTCATGAGGAATTGGCTGCTGACCGCTATGCCATTGAAATAACCGGAAATCAAAGCGCAGCTGTTACATCTTTTCAAGCACTTGCGAAAACAAGCTTAAGACAAGTAAATCCACCTTATATCGTTAAACTATTTCGCTATGCACATCCAACGATGATGGAACGACTATACTTTTTAGAAAATTATAAAAGAGAAACGACAGAATAG
- a CDS encoding ABC transporter ATP-binding protein, which translates to MLRLNQIYKVFNEGTLDEKVAIDHIQLTLNPGDFVTVIGSNGAGKSTLLNIISGRLQADYGEIELEEEQIFQLSEHKRAKWIGRVFQDPMAGTAPSMTIEENLAIAYGRVQGRSLRKGVSSRRREFFKKELTRLHLGLEDRLQAKVGLLSGGERQALSLLMATFTEPKLLLLDEHTAALDPSRAQLITNLTKEIVADLKLTTLMVTHNMQQALELGNRLIMMDKGQIIFEAEGEEKENLTIEQLLAEFQRIRGTSLASDRALLG; encoded by the coding sequence TTGCTCCGTCTAAATCAGATTTATAAAGTTTTTAATGAAGGTACTCTTGATGAGAAGGTAGCTATAGACCACATTCAACTAACGTTAAATCCTGGTGACTTTGTCACGGTTATCGGAAGTAATGGAGCGGGAAAATCAACACTATTGAACATTATTTCAGGTAGATTGCAAGCAGATTACGGAGAGATTGAATTAGAAGAAGAGCAAATTTTTCAATTGTCTGAGCATAAACGAGCTAAATGGATTGGCCGAGTCTTCCAAGACCCGATGGCAGGTACAGCACCATCGATGACTATCGAGGAAAATTTAGCTATTGCGTACGGACGAGTTCAAGGTCGATCACTTCGAAAAGGCGTATCTTCCAGACGGCGTGAATTTTTTAAGAAAGAGTTAACACGACTACATCTTGGACTAGAGGATCGATTACAAGCAAAGGTCGGGTTACTGTCTGGTGGGGAGCGTCAAGCTTTGTCACTCCTTATGGCAACTTTTACAGAGCCAAAGCTACTTTTGTTAGATGAACATACGGCAGCACTAGACCCATCGCGTGCGCAATTAATAACGAATTTAACGAAAGAAATCGTAGCTGATTTGAAGCTTACAACGTTAATGGTTACTCATAACATGCAACAGGCTTTAGAGCTTGGCAATCGTCTTATTATGATGGACAAAGGGCAAATTATTTTTGAAGCAGAAGGAGAAGAAAAAGAAAACTTAACAATTGAACAACTATTAGCTGAATTCCAGCGAATTCGCGGAACAAGCCTCGCATCAGACCGTGCCTTATTAGGATAA
- a CDS encoding ABC transporter substrate-binding protein: MKKLRGVLALSIIASMFLITGCGSQTTGDGTYKVGVTQIVEHPSLNAALDGFKKALEDAGLEVEYDEQIAQGDANNNAQIAKNFVGDKVDLIFANSTPSALSALNETNEIPIIFTSVTDPVGAELVEAFDKPGVNITGTTDTHPDAIPNIVSFIEKYYPNATIGMIYNAGEQNSIAQIEMVKDAVEGTSLQVAEASVSTSADVKQATESLLGQADVFYIITDNTVVSALESVISVAQEQDIPLFVGELDSVKRGGFAAYGFDYYDIGYEAGQMAAQILKGEKQPSELPVQYPQNLKLQINKTAAKEMGVELNGEWQDIAEYIE, from the coding sequence ATGAAGAAGTTGAGAGGGGTATTGGCACTTAGTATCATCGCATCAATGTTTTTGATAACCGGATGTGGTTCACAAACAACGGGAGATGGTACATATAAGGTTGGTGTCACACAAATTGTAGAGCATCCATCGTTAAATGCAGCGCTTGATGGATTTAAAAAAGCACTAGAGGATGCGGGCCTCGAAGTGGAGTATGATGAACAAATTGCTCAAGGCGATGCCAACAACAACGCGCAAATTGCTAAAAACTTTGTAGGGGACAAAGTTGATTTAATTTTTGCAAACTCAACTCCATCGGCATTAAGTGCGCTAAATGAAACGAATGAGATTCCGATTATTTTCACATCCGTAACGGATCCTGTTGGTGCTGAACTCGTTGAAGCGTTTGATAAACCAGGGGTGAATATTACTGGTACAACAGATACACATCCAGATGCCATTCCAAATATAGTATCTTTTATAGAGAAATATTATCCAAATGCCACCATTGGGATGATTTACAATGCTGGTGAACAAAACTCTATTGCCCAAATCGAGATGGTAAAAGATGCCGTTGAAGGCACGAGCTTACAAGTTGCTGAAGCGTCTGTGTCTACTTCCGCTGATGTTAAGCAAGCGACAGAATCGTTATTAGGTCAAGCAGACGTATTCTATATTATTACTGATAATACTGTTGTGTCCGCGCTAGAGTCAGTTATTTCTGTTGCCCAGGAACAAGATATACCTTTATTTGTTGGTGAGCTAGATTCTGTTAAACGTGGTGGATTTGCTGCGTATGGCTTTGACTACTATGATATTGGCTATGAAGCGGGACAAATGGCAGCGCAAATTCTTAAAGGTGAAAAACAACCTAGTGAGTTACCTGTTCAGTATCCACAAAATTTAAAGCTGCAAATTAACAAAACAGCTGCTAAGGAAATGGGTGTTGAACTGAATGGTGAATGGCAGGATATAGCTGAATATATTGAATAA
- a CDS encoding DUF2651 family protein, translated as MYHPYILLKKETVCYMYINPFLLVMFILPIITFVGSIGIYILTKKVYTAPLISAIVYFILMFTTFNSTFLVWVFIYIAISFISSLLARSVYSPKKY; from the coding sequence ATGTATCACCCTTATATCCTATTAAAAAAGGAGACTGTTTGTTATATGTATATTAATCCGTTTTTATTAGTTATGTTCATCTTGCCGATTATTACATTTGTGGGAAGCATAGGCATTTATATACTTACTAAAAAAGTATATACAGCCCCTCTCATCTCGGCAATAGTTTATTTCATTTTAATGTTCACAACATTTAACAGTACCTTCCTTGTATGGGTATTTATCTATATCGCTATCAGCTTTATATCAAGCTTATTAGCACGTAGCGTGTACTCCCCAAAAAAATATTAA
- a CDS encoding IDEAL domain-containing protein encodes MNRKKSYSELITAQHNNLKSKEAMLLDTLLQMIIDEALFNRKKQVLEEKINDSLDKRDYEAFMKHSESYRKLVATA; translated from the coding sequence TTGAATAGAAAGAAATCTTATTCAGAATTAATAACTGCACAGCACAACAACTTAAAATCAAAAGAAGCCATGTTACTAGACACTCTTCTTCAGATGATAATTGATGAAGCGTTGTTTAATCGAAAGAAACAGGTATTAGAGGAGAAAATTAACGATAGTCTAGACAAACGTGATTACGAAGCATTTATGAAACACTCTGAAAGCTACCGCAAGCTTGTTGCAACCGCCTAA
- a CDS encoding fatty acid--CoA ligase family protein, whose product MNLLERLQETSQQFAGKPAYVFQGKETSYRELFGTVTKFASALEQLGIKKGDHVALLLGNSPHFVISLYGAMNAGASVIPINPIYTADEISYILKNGDVKAVVVLDLLVPMMEKLAPMLPEVEYFIVCETGQQVDYANSPISSKLKPFTHIVASGDVSSYTRPSLEDDDTAVILYTSGTTGRPKGAMLTHKNIYSNAKDSADYLKISENDKVVATLPMFHVFCLTVALNAPLVNGGTVLIVPKFSPGDIFSLVKETEATVFAGVPTMYNFLLQYPEGQPDDMKSLRLCISGGASMPVALLKSFEKKFQVAISEGYGLSEASPVTCFNPLDRPRKPGSIGTSILNVENKVVNELGEDVPVGEVGELIVKGPNVMKGYYKMPEETAATIKEGWLYTGDLARMDEEGYFYIVDRKKDLVIVGGYNVYPREVEEVLYTHETVVEAAVVGVPDPEFGEAVKAFVVPKDKMITEEELLAFCAEHLAKYKIPKSIEFLEELPKNTTGKILRRSLRDQLVNK is encoded by the coding sequence TTGAATTTACTTGAACGTTTGCAAGAGACATCTCAACAATTTGCCGGCAAACCAGCGTACGTTTTTCAGGGGAAGGAAACATCTTATAGGGAGTTATTTGGTACTGTAACAAAGTTTGCAAGTGCATTAGAGCAGCTTGGGATAAAAAAAGGGGATCATGTTGCTTTATTGCTAGGTAATTCACCACACTTTGTTATATCACTTTACGGTGCTATGAATGCTGGGGCATCTGTGATACCAATCAATCCGATTTATACAGCGGATGAGATTAGCTATATTTTAAAAAATGGTGACGTGAAGGCTGTTGTCGTACTAGACTTATTAGTTCCGATGATGGAAAAACTAGCTCCTATGTTACCAGAGGTTGAGTATTTTATTGTTTGTGAAACAGGGCAACAGGTTGATTATGCAAACAGTCCTATTTCAAGTAAGTTGAAACCGTTTACACATATTGTTGCTAGTGGAGATGTATCGTCGTATACACGTCCAAGCTTAGAAGACGATGATACAGCAGTTATTTTATACACATCAGGAACAACGGGTCGTCCTAAAGGGGCAATGCTTACTCATAAAAATATTTATAGCAATGCAAAAGATAGTGCGGATTACTTAAAAATAAGCGAGAATGATAAAGTAGTAGCTACTTTACCAATGTTCCATGTATTTTGCTTAACAGTCGCTTTGAATGCCCCACTTGTCAATGGCGGGACAGTTCTTATTGTGCCTAAATTTAGTCCAGGAGATATTTTTAGCTTAGTAAAGGAAACTGAAGCAACCGTATTTGCAGGTGTTCCTACCATGTATAACTTCCTTCTTCAATACCCAGAAGGACAGCCAGATGACATGAAGAGCTTACGTCTTTGTATTTCTGGTGGTGCCTCTATGCCTGTTGCTCTTCTTAAATCTTTTGAGAAAAAATTTCAGGTAGCTATATCGGAAGGGTACGGTTTATCTGAGGCATCGCCTGTTACTTGCTTTAACCCGCTTGACCGACCAAGAAAACCTGGATCAATTGGGACTAGTATTCTCAATGTAGAAAACAAAGTAGTCAATGAGTTAGGTGAAGACGTACCAGTAGGTGAAGTCGGTGAATTAATTGTTAAAGGGCCAAATGTAATGAAGGGCTACTACAAAATGCCTGAGGAAACAGCAGCAACCATTAAGGAAGGTTGGCTTTATACGGGAGATTTAGCTCGTATGGATGAAGAAGGCTATTTTTATATTGTTGATAGAAAGAAAGATTTAGTAATAGTGGGAGGATATAATGTGTATCCTCGTGAGGTAGAGGAAGTATTGTATACACATGAAACTGTTGTAGAGGCAGCTGTTGTCGGTGTACCGGATCCGGAATTCGGAGAAGCTGTAAAAGCATTTGTTGTTCCAAAGGATAAGATGATAACAGAAGAAGAATTACTTGCATTTTGTGCAGAGCATTTAGCAAAATATAAGATTCCTAAGTCGATAGAGTTTTTAGAAGAGCTTCCTAAAAATACAACAGGAAAAATTCTTCGTCGTTCTCTACGTGATCAACTTGTAAATAAATAA
- a CDS encoding aminoimidazole riboside kinase yields the protein MKGIICLGEALIDFVPLDMDNISYQKSPGGAPANVAVGAAKLGANSAFVGTVGADVMGEFLYDTLAQYNVNVEKMNKVTTHQTNLVFVKNDTNGERSFSFYIPNSADQQLSENDINEDFFKKYKIVHYGSISLIHEPIHNAHLKAIQVAKQHGLICSYDPNLRMSLWKDEGHAKETILSIMPEADVLKVSEEELAFLTGETDIPRGIEALSQYNISVILVTLGSEGSYVSTKGEIRHVPARKVKAVDTTGAGDAFMSGILYNINEYNKPIEQITIDELVEFAKFASVSGALAASTKGAMTALPSINEVQNQLNM from the coding sequence TTGAAGGGAATAATATGTTTAGGTGAAGCACTTATAGATTTTGTACCTCTAGATATGGATAACATCTCATATCAAAAAAGCCCCGGTGGCGCACCAGCAAATGTAGCAGTAGGTGCTGCTAAGTTAGGGGCTAATTCTGCTTTTGTTGGAACAGTAGGTGCTGATGTGATGGGGGAGTTTTTATACGACACACTAGCACAGTACAATGTTAATGTTGAAAAAATGAATAAGGTGACAACTCATCAAACAAATTTAGTGTTTGTTAAAAACGATACAAATGGTGAAAGAAGCTTTAGCTTTTATATTCCAAACAGTGCTGATCAACAACTTTCAGAAAATGATATTAATGAAGACTTCTTTAAGAAGTATAAAATAGTACATTACGGGTCTATAAGTCTAATTCATGAACCGATACATAACGCACACCTTAAAGCTATACAAGTCGCAAAGCAACATGGTTTAATTTGTTCCTATGATCCTAATTTACGTATGAGCCTTTGGAAAGACGAAGGACATGCTAAAGAAACAATTTTATCTATTATGCCAGAAGCTGACGTTCTAAAAGTTTCTGAAGAAGAGTTAGCATTTTTAACCGGTGAAACGGATATACCACGTGGCATTGAGGCGTTGAGTCAATATAATATATCAGTAATTTTAGTCACTCTTGGTAGTGAAGGAAGTTATGTCAGTACAAAGGGTGAGATTCGTCATGTGCCTGCCCGCAAGGTGAAAGCCGTTGATACAACAGGAGCGGGAGACGCCTTTATGTCTGGTATACTCTACAATATTAATGAATACAACAAGCCAATTGAACAAATTACAATTGATGAGTTAGTTGAGTTTGCTAAGTTTGCAAGTGTGTCAGGTGCATTAGCTGCTTCAACTAAAGGAGCTATGACAGCACTACCGTCAATAAATGAAGTGCAAAATCAATTAAATATGTAA
- a CDS encoding ABC transporter permease: protein MFTALFGSVELGILYAIMALGVYLSFRVLDFPDLTVDGSFVTGAAVAAILIVNGQSPFVATIVAILAGFVAGCITGILHTKGGINPLLSGILMMIALYSINLRIMGMRSNVPLLQEQTVVTWLENGWALTRIDSFVEQLFVTIGLADFVPKTWAVVVCMAIVTILIKFVIDWFLKTEVGLALRAVGDNKNMIRSFSANTDGLTIMGLGISNALVALSGALIAQYGGFADIGMGIGMIIIGLASVIIGEAIFGTKTIVRTTFAVIGGAILYRIVVAVALRIKFLETGDMKLITAVIVIMALILPKIIDDWRAKRRKKQRVQQAIQTKNLAKRGESFAPSKSDL, encoded by the coding sequence ATGTTTACAGCACTATTTGGATCAGTTGAATTGGGTATTTTATATGCAATTATGGCTCTCGGTGTATACTTATCCTTTCGTGTTCTCGATTTTCCTGATCTAACAGTAGATGGTAGCTTTGTAACAGGAGCTGCTGTTGCTGCTATTTTAATAGTAAACGGGCAATCACCCTTTGTTGCGACGATTGTTGCGATATTAGCTGGTTTTGTAGCAGGCTGCATTACAGGAATATTGCATACAAAGGGTGGGATTAACCCACTGCTATCAGGTATTTTGATGATGATAGCATTGTACTCTATTAATCTTCGTATAATGGGTATGCGTTCCAATGTGCCACTACTACAGGAACAAACAGTCGTGACTTGGCTTGAAAACGGATGGGCATTAACACGTATTGATAGCTTTGTAGAGCAATTATTTGTCACCATCGGATTGGCTGATTTCGTACCAAAGACTTGGGCTGTAGTCGTTTGTATGGCAATTGTGACAATACTAATTAAGTTTGTAATAGATTGGTTTCTTAAAACAGAAGTCGGCCTTGCTTTACGAGCAGTTGGCGATAATAAAAATATGATTCGTAGTTTTTCAGCAAACACAGATGGGCTAACAATTATGGGGCTTGGTATATCGAATGCACTTGTTGCACTATCAGGCGCTTTAATTGCTCAATATGGTGGCTTTGCTGACATTGGTATGGGGATCGGAATGATTATCATCGGTTTAGCTTCGGTTATCATTGGTGAAGCGATATTTGGCACGAAAACAATAGTGCGTACAACCTTTGCGGTTATTGGTGGTGCCATATTGTATCGAATTGTAGTGGCAGTAGCTCTTCGTATCAAGTTTTTAGAAACAGGAGATATGAAGTTAATTACGGCTGTTATTGTTATTATGGCGCTCATTCTCCCAAAGATTATTGATGATTGGCGGGCAAAAAGAAGAAAAAAGCAGCGAGTACAACAAGCGATTCAAACGAAAAATCTTGCGAAGCGAGGTGAGTCTTTTGCTCCGTCTAAATCAGATTTATAA
- the aceA gene encoding isocitrate lyase: MTLKERAQKLQESWEMDKRWNGVTRPYSAEDVIRLRGSIDMEHTLARRGAEKLWNLLHEEDYVNALGALTGNQAVQQVKAGLKAIYLSGWQVAADANLSGHMYPDQSLYPANSVPQVVKRINQALQRADQIHYLEDNNDTDWFAPIVADAEAGFGGQLNVFELMKGMIEAGAAGVHFEDQLSSEKKCGHLGGKVLLPTQTAVRNLIAARLAADVMGVPTLIVARTDADAADMITSDIDDNDKAFLTGERTPEGFFRTKPGLEQAISRGLAYAPYADLVWCETSTPDLEQAQAFADAIHAKYPGKLLAYNCSPSFNWKAKLDDETIAKFQAEIGKMGYKFQFVTLAGFHALNHSMFELSRGYKERGMAAYSELQQAEFASEKYGYTATKHQREVGTGYFDEVSQVISGGTSSTTALKGSTEEEQFTSTH, from the coding sequence ATGACGTTAAAAGAGAGAGCACAAAAGCTACAAGAAAGCTGGGAAATGGATAAGCGCTGGAACGGAGTTACACGTCCATATAGTGCAGAGGACGTTATTCGTTTACGTGGCTCTATCGATATGGAACATACGTTAGCTAGACGTGGAGCTGAAAAGCTTTGGAACTTGTTACACGAAGAAGATTATGTAAATGCATTAGGTGCATTAACAGGAAATCAAGCTGTTCAACAAGTAAAAGCAGGCTTAAAAGCGATTTACTTAAGTGGGTGGCAGGTTGCAGCAGATGCGAACCTTTCAGGTCATATGTATCCGGACCAAAGCTTATATCCTGCAAACAGTGTGCCACAAGTTGTAAAAAGAATTAACCAAGCACTACAGCGCGCGGATCAAATACATTATTTAGAAGACAACAATGATACCGACTGGTTTGCTCCTATTGTTGCGGATGCGGAAGCAGGGTTTGGTGGACAGTTAAATGTGTTCGAATTAATGAAAGGTATGATTGAAGCAGGTGCTGCTGGAGTACACTTTGAAGATCAATTATCATCTGAGAAAAAGTGTGGACACCTTGGAGGAAAGGTTTTATTACCAACACAGACAGCAGTACGCAACTTGATTGCTGCCCGGTTAGCAGCGGATGTAATGGGAGTACCAACATTAATTGTCGCTCGCACAGATGCAGACGCAGCTGATATGATTACGAGTGACATTGATGATAATGATAAAGCATTCTTAACTGGCGAACGCACACCGGAAGGCTTCTTCCGTACAAAGCCTGGTTTAGAACAAGCGATTTCAAGAGGATTGGCTTACGCTCCATATGCGGATCTCGTATGGTGTGAAACTTCAACCCCTGATTTAGAGCAGGCACAAGCCTTTGCAGATGCGATTCATGCTAAATATCCAGGCAAGCTTTTGGCATACAACTGTTCACCTTCTTTCAACTGGAAAGCGAAGTTGGATGATGAAACAATTGCGAAATTCCAAGCTGAAATCGGTAAGATGGGTTACAAATTCCAATTCGTTACATTAGCTGGCTTCCATGCCCTAAACCACAGTATGTTTGAGCTTTCTCGTGGCTATAAAGAAAGAGGTATGGCCGCATACTCTGAGCTGCAACAGGCAGAATTTGCAAGTGAAAAATATGGCTATACAGCAACTAAGCATCAACGTGAAGTTGGTACTGGTTATTTTGATGAAGTTTCACAAGTTATCTCTGGAGGAACCTCATCGACAACAGCGCTAAAAGGATCAACTGAAGAAGAACAGTTTACAAGCACACATTAA